A stretch of the Chlorobiota bacterium genome encodes the following:
- a CDS encoding FAD-dependent oxidoreductase gives MMKIVIIGNGVAGVTAARHIRKLSDNEITIISSETDHFFSRTALMYIYMGHLTYEQTKPYEDFFWKKNKIDLVKGYVNKIDFDSKKLELTNSSSYKYDVLIIATGSKSNKFGWSGQDLDGVQGLYNINDLHLLENNTVGINHSVVVGGGLIGIELVEMLHSRHIPVTFIVRENSYMSNLLPKEEGSLIYRHILDHKIDIRMETELDEIIPDENGKVRGVTLKNGEFIECQFVGLTVGVSPNINFLIDSGIKINRGILVNEYLETNIKDVYALGDCAELDFHRDHLPKIEQLWYTSKMQGETVAKTICGNRTIYNRGILFNSAKFLDIEWHTYGLVLNSLRENENSLYWENKKGDKCFRINFWEHSKVVTGMNCFGIRHRHKIWEDWLHKNYTIEKILSELKSANFDPEFFKSFESEIVKLYNHNNTNSKIELKKVGSIFSRILK, from the coding sequence ATAATGAAAATTGTTATTATTGGAAATGGGGTTGCTGGTGTAACTGCTGCCAGACATATAAGAAAATTAAGTGATAATGAAATTACTATAATATCATCTGAGACTGATCATTTTTTCTCACGAACTGCTTTGATGTATATTTATATGGGTCATCTTACTTACGAACAAACTAAACCTTATGAAGATTTTTTTTGGAAAAAAAATAAAATTGATTTAGTAAAAGGTTATGTTAACAAAATTGATTTTGATTCTAAAAAATTGGAACTTACAAATAGTTCTTCATATAAATATGATGTCTTAATAATTGCAACAGGTAGTAAATCAAATAAATTTGGATGGAGTGGACAAGATTTGGATGGAGTTCAAGGATTGTATAATATTAATGATTTACATCTATTAGAAAATAATACAGTTGGCATAAATCATTCAGTTGTAGTTGGAGGGGGGTTGATTGGTATAGAACTAGTTGAAATGTTACATTCAAGGCATATACCAGTTACATTCATAGTGAGAGAAAATTCATATATGTCAAATTTATTACCAAAAGAAGAAGGGAGTTTAATATATCGACATATTTTAGATCATAAAATTGATATTAGAATGGAGACAGAATTAGATGAGATAATACCAGATGAAAATGGTAAAGTAAGAGGTGTAACATTAAAAAATGGTGAATTCATTGAATGTCAATTTGTTGGTTTAACAGTAGGAGTTTCTCCAAATATAAATTTTCTAATTGACTCAGGAATTAAAATTAACAGAGGTATATTAGTTAATGAATATTTAGAAACAAATATTAAAGATGTATATGCATTAGGTGATTGTGCAGAATTGGATTTTCATCGAGATCATCTTCCAAAAATTGAACAATTATGGTACACAAGTAAAATGCAAGGGGAAACTGTTGCAAAAACAATTTGTGGAAATAGAACAATTTACAACCGTGGAATACTGTTTAATTCTGCAAAATTTTTAGATATAGAATGGCATACTTACGGGCTTGTATTAAATTCTCTACGTGAAAATGAGAATAGTTTATACTGGGAAAACAAAAAGGGAGATAAATGTTTTAGAATTAATTTCTGGGAGCATTCTAAAGTTGTTACTGGAATGAATTGTTTTGGAATAAGGCATAGACACAAAATATGGGAAGATTGGCTGCATAAAAATTATACTATTGAAAAAATATTATCTGAGTTAAAGTCCGCAAATTTTGATCCTGAATTCTTTAAATCATTTGAATCAGAAATTGTAAAATTATATAATCATAACAATACAAATTCTAAAATTGAATTAAAAAAAGTTGGTAGTATTTTTAGTAGAATTTTAAAATAA